Below is a genomic region from Desulfuromonas sp..
TGACTCGATTGGGGCATCGGGGATGCGGCCGAGGCGGACCTCCTCAATCGCCCCGTAGCGGCCGCCCCCCTCCCCGGCCCGGGAAAGGAGAAAGAAGGCCGCCCCCTCGCCGGCGGGCAGTGCGCCGGGTCCGATGCCGAATTCGCCCCCCTCGGCGGCGAAGCGCTCCCGGCAGTAGCGAAGGACCTCGCAGTACTCGTCGACCGCGCCGAAGAGGACCCGGTCGACCCGCCCCTCGGCGAGCCAGGCCCCGGCGCTGAGCAGGGCCGAGGGGACCGACATCTCGAACTGGCTGACGGTCAGGCTCGGGCCGGTCGCCTGCAGCTGGATCGCCACGTGGGCGGCGGCGGCATTGTGGACCGAGTTGGAAAAGTGAGTCGGCGAGGCGCAGGCGTCGCCGTCGTCGATGACCGAGTCGAGAAAGGCGAAGGTGGTGCGGGTCGGCCCGTAGCCGGTGGCGACAACCACAGCGGTCCGCTCCGGGACCGGGGCCGGCAGGCCGGCGTCCCGCAGGGCGAGGTGGGCGCCGAGCAGGGCCATTTTGGAAAAGTGGTCGAGCCGGCGCACCGCCCGCTTGGCGACGAATTCGGAGAGGGGCGCGGTGTCGGCGAGCAGGGGCGAACCAGCGACCTCCTCCTCAGCGGACTGATGCCCCTTCCGCAGGGCGCGCCGCAGCGCCTCGACGCCGCAGCCGAACCCTCCGACCGCGCCGATGCCGTCGATGGAAAGCCGCGCCATCATCTCCCCCTCCCGATCAGCAGGACCGCGTTGTTGCCGCCGAAGGCGAGGGACTGGGAGAGGGCCACGTTTCCCCCGATCTCCAGCTCCTCGCGCAGGGGGGTCGCCGGCAGTTCGGGGTCGGGCTCGGCGAAGCCGGCGCTGGCCGGAACCCTCCCCGCCTGAAGGGAGGCGGCGGTGAAGGCCGCCTCGATCGCCCCGGCGGCGCCGAGGGTGTGGCCGGTGCAGCCCTTGGTGGAGAGGAAGGGAACGCCGGGAAAAACCTCGTCCAGAACCCGGCTCTCGACCCGGTCGTTGTCCGGGGTGCCGGTGCCGTGGGCGTTGACGAAGGCGACCTCCTCCGGTCCTCGCCCCGCCTCCACCAGGGCCGCGGCGATGGCGGCCTTGAGCCCGGCCCCGTCGGGCCGCGGGGCGGTCAGGTGGTAGGCGTCGCAGGCCGAGCCGTAGCCGAGGACCAGGCCCCGGTTCGTTTTCTGGGCGGCGCCGCCGGAGGCCGCGGCCTCAAGCACCAGCATCGCCGCCCCCTCCCCCAGGTTGAGCCCCCGGCGCCCCCGGTCGAAGGGGCGCACCGGGCCGGGGTCGGTGATCATCAGGGAGGCGAAGCCGTTGTAGGTGACCCGGCACAGCTCGTCCGCCCCCCCGGCCAGGACCAGGTCGCAGAGCCCGGCGCGAATCCAGGAGGCGCCCAGGCCGATGGCGTCGGTCCCCGAGGAGCAGGCGTTGACCACGGTCTGACAGGGCCCGTCGAAACCGTAGCGCCCGGCGACCGCCGCCGCCGGGTTGCTGCGCAGAAACCGGCGGATGGAGCCGAGGCCCGGCCCCTCATCCCGGCGGTAGGCGCGGTAGAACGCTTCGTTGTTCATGGCGCTGCCGACGGTGGTGCCGACCACCACCCCGACCCGCCGCCCGGCCAGGTCCTCGGGCGCGAGGCCGGCGTCGCGCAGCGCCTGATCGGCGGCCTCCAGGGCGAGCCGTGCGGTGCGGGAGAGCTCCGGCGCACCGGCGGGGACAGGAGAAAGGTCCTCCTCCCCGACCTCGAAGACCGGGTAGCGCTCCGGGTGTTCGGCGGCGATGAGGCTCGGCGGCCGGGGCGCCCTGCGGCCGGCGTGGAGGCTCTCCATGCACCGGTCCAGGGTTCCGCCGGCGCCGCAGAGGCAGCCGATGCCCGTTATCGCGACGGGGGCGGGGCGGGTCATGCCGACTGGCGCTCCTCGATGTAGGCGGCCAGGGAGTTGACCGACTGGAAAGCGGGACGGCCCTCCTCCATGTCCTTGATCTCCACCCCGAAGTGCTTCTGAAGCAGGACCACCAGCTCCACCGCGTCGAGGGAGTCGAGCCCGAGCCCCTCGCCGAAGAGGGGGGCGTCGTCCCCGATCTCCTCCGGGGTCAGGTCCTCGAGGTTGAGGTCTTCGATCAGAATGCGCTTGAGTTTCTCCTTGACGTTCATCGTCATACACTCCTCTGGTGTTGATGTTGTAGCGGGACCATTTTAAAACGGCAGGTTTAACAACAATATCGATGTTTTAACGCAAAGGCGCAAAGGGGTTATGCAAGACGCAACGAAACCCGCAACCTTTTCTCTGTGG
It encodes:
- a CDS encoding beta-ketoacyl synthase chain length factor: MMARLSIDGIGAVGGFGCGVEALRRALRKGHQSAEEEVAGSPLLADTAPLSEFVAKRAVRRLDHFSKMALLGAHLALRDAGLPAPVPERTAVVVATGYGPTRTTFAFLDSVIDDGDACASPTHFSNSVHNAAAAHVAIQLQATGPSLTVSQFEMSVPSALLSAGAWLAEGRVDRVLFGAVDEYCEVLRYCRERFAAEGGEFGIGPGALPAGEGAAFFLLSRAGEGGGRYGAIEEVRLGRIPDAPIESGTDLLLLGADGQQCCDAGYRNLVPAGAPALCHAPLYGCLPVGPAFDLAAAALTLEQGQAFPAPGVPEDLPVSRVRCLKAGPAGEYGAIVLGRDAGERSEQC
- a CDS encoding beta-ketoacyl-[acyl-carrier-protein] synthase family protein gives rise to the protein MTRPAPVAITGIGCLCGAGGTLDRCMESLHAGRRAPRPPSLIAAEHPERYPVFEVGEEDLSPVPAGAPELSRTARLALEAADQALRDAGLAPEDLAGRRVGVVVGTTVGSAMNNEAFYRAYRRDEGPGLGSIRRFLRSNPAAAVAGRYGFDGPCQTVVNACSSGTDAIGLGASWIRAGLCDLVLAGGADELCRVTYNGFASLMITDPGPVRPFDRGRRGLNLGEGAAMLVLEAAASGGAAQKTNRGLVLGYGSACDAYHLTAPRPDGAGLKAAIAAALVEAGRGPEEVAFVNAHGTGTPDNDRVESRVLDEVFPGVPFLSTKGCTGHTLGAAGAIEAAFTAASLQAGRVPASAGFAEPDPELPATPLREELEIGGNVALSQSLAFGGNNAVLLIGRGR
- a CDS encoding phosphopantetheine-binding protein — protein: MTMNVKEKLKRILIEDLNLEDLTPEEIGDDAPLFGEGLGLDSLDAVELVVLLQKHFGVEIKDMEEGRPAFQSVNSLAAYIEERQSA